One Stegostoma tigrinum isolate sSteTig4 chromosome 22, sSteTig4.hap1, whole genome shotgun sequence DNA segment encodes these proteins:
- the LOC132210880 gene encoding proton channel OTOP3-like, with protein sequence MLLQLALCRGETRRETEAATQECGKAQKVAGKEEAGTTEANLPDETMVGKGRNESAQQARPAAEKSSKLLSGLLAMNIVLLGVAITLSAIFNTASVPGTHVLILLMVLSALAVGWMTFHKSMNHFVPHQDLHAGAIWLRGAVFLFGVCSGVLDIFKVDISFRILTKPIQ encoded by the exons ATGCTGCTCCAACTGGCGCTCTGTCGCGGAGAAACAAGAAGAGAGACAG AAGCAGCAACTCAAGAGTGTGGGAAAGCTCAGAAAGTGGCAGGAAAAGAGGAAGCCGGAACAACGGAAGCGAACCTGCCTGACGAGACGATGGTGGGGAAAGGGAGAAATGAGTCAGCTCAACAGGCTCGGCCAGCAGCTGAGAAAAGCAGCAAGCTCCTGTCTGGCCTCCTGGCCATGAACATTGTGCTCCTGGGAGTTGCCATCACGCTCAGCGCCATCTTCAACACTGCGTCTGTCCCAGGAACCCACGTCCTGATCCTCCTCATGGTCCTCAGTGCCCTGGCAGTGGGCTGGATGACGTTTCACAAATCCATGAACCATTTTGTTCCTCATCAGGACCTGCACGCTGGTGCCATCTGGCTTAGGG GAGCAGTGTTCCTGTTTGGAGTCTGCAGTGGTGTGCTTGACATTTTCAAGGTGGATATTTCCTTCAGAATATTGACAAAGCCGATACAATGA